The following are encoded together in the Adhaeribacter arboris genome:
- the leuD gene encoding 3-isopropylmalate dehydratase small subunit, whose protein sequence is MEKFVKITSTAVPLPIEDIDTDQIIPARFLKATTRDGFGDNLFRDWRYDNQNNPKSDFVLNNPQYNGKILVAGKNFGCGSSREHAAWAINDYGFKVVISSFFADIFKGNALNNGLLPVQVSEDFLANVFAHIFENKDTQLEVDLETQTVRIVGTDIVEKFDINQYKKTCLINGYDDIDYLLSLKDKIEAYEKTSKYLSLVDLKQEVEA, encoded by the coding sequence ATGGAAAAATTTGTAAAAATAACTTCAACTGCAGTTCCCTTACCGATTGAAGACATTGACACCGACCAGATTATTCCGGCCCGGTTCCTGAAAGCCACTACCCGCGATGGTTTCGGCGATAACTTATTTCGCGACTGGCGTTACGATAACCAAAATAACCCAAAATCGGACTTTGTACTAAACAATCCGCAGTATAATGGTAAGATATTGGTAGCCGGTAAAAACTTTGGTTGCGGCTCTAGCCGCGAGCACGCGGCCTGGGCCATTAACGATTACGGTTTTAAAGTAGTTATTTCCAGCTTTTTCGCCGATATCTTCAAAGGCAACGCTCTGAACAATGGTTTGTTACCTGTGCAGGTGTCTGAGGATTTCCTAGCCAATGTTTTTGCGCATATTTTCGAAAATAAAGATACTCAACTGGAAGTAGACCTGGAAACCCAAACCGTACGGATTGTCGGGACTGACATAGTAGAGAAATTTGATATTAACCAGTATAAAAAAACCTGTCTGATTAATGGTTATGATGATATCGATTACCTTTTAAGCCTGAAAGATAAAATTGAAGCCTACGAGAAAACCAGTAAATACTTAAGCCTGGTAGATTTAAAGCAAGAAGTAGAAGCGTAA
- the thrC gene encoding threonine synthase: MSYYSTNQQTPHVSLREAVTKGLADDNGLFMPLIIPELPHSYFEIIQEKSLPEIALDVSATLLRGQIERGILQEIVEESLNFPIPVVPVHGRIHTLELFHGPTSAFKDVGARFMARLLAHFVKNSDKELTILVATSGDTGSAVANGFLGVPGIKVVILYPHGKVSDIQEKQLTTLGQNITALEIDGTFDDCQRLVKQAFLDQELNQRMQLTSANSINIARLIPQSFYYFHAYAQVKHLSERVIFATPSGNFGNLTGGLLAKRMGLPVAKFIAATNINDIVPEFLTSGIFNPRASTQTISNAMDVGNPSNFVRLMELYNQSGDALREDVIGYRFTDEQTKMLMREVYENYGYILDPHGAIGYGAIRDYLATDPEAIGLFLETAHPAKFMDVVEDVIGQKVIIPENLQAVMQKTKQSTRMGNKYEDLKAWLLAQA; encoded by the coding sequence ATGTCTTATTACAGTACCAATCAGCAAACCCCGCACGTCAGTTTGCGCGAAGCCGTTACCAAAGGTTTAGCCGATGATAACGGTCTTTTTATGCCTTTAATTATTCCGGAATTGCCGCATAGCTATTTCGAAATTATTCAGGAAAAATCATTACCCGAAATTGCCCTGGATGTATCGGCCACGTTGCTGCGGGGCCAGATTGAAAGAGGTATATTGCAGGAAATTGTGGAAGAAAGTTTGAACTTCCCGATTCCGGTGGTGCCGGTGCACGGCCGCATTCATACCCTGGAATTATTTCACGGACCAACCTCCGCGTTTAAAGATGTGGGCGCCCGGTTTATGGCCCGTTTGCTGGCGCACTTTGTAAAAAACAGCGATAAAGAATTAACTATTTTGGTAGCTACTTCCGGCGATACCGGTAGTGCGGTGGCTAATGGATTTTTAGGGGTACCCGGTATTAAGGTAGTTATTTTATATCCGCACGGTAAGGTCAGCGACATTCAGGAGAAACAATTAACTACTCTGGGCCAAAATATAACGGCTTTAGAAATTGACGGCACTTTTGATGATTGCCAGCGTTTGGTAAAACAAGCATTCCTCGACCAGGAACTGAACCAGCGCATGCAGTTAACCTCGGCTAACTCTATTAACATTGCCCGACTTATTCCGCAATCGTTTTATTATTTTCACGCGTATGCCCAGGTAAAACACTTGAGCGAACGAGTAATATTTGCTACCCCTAGCGGTAATTTCGGCAACTTAACCGGTGGTTTATTGGCTAAACGCATGGGTTTGCCGGTAGCTAAATTTATTGCGGCCACTAACATTAACGACATTGTACCAGAATTTTTAACCAGCGGTATTTTTAATCCGAGGGCTTCTACCCAAACTATTTCCAACGCGATGGATGTAGGCAACCCAAGTAACTTTGTGCGTTTGATGGAATTATACAACCAGTCTGGTGATGCTTTGCGCGAAGATGTAATTGGTTACCGTTTTACCGATGAGCAAACCAAAATGCTGATGCGCGAAGTTTACGAAAACTACGGCTATATTCTGGACCCGCACGGCGCTATTGGCTACGGGGCTATCCGCGATTACCTGGCCACTGACCCAGAGGCTATTGGTTTATTCCTGGAAACCGCACATCCGGCCAAATTTATGGATGTGGTAGAAGACGTAATTGGGCAAAAAGTAATAATCCCGGAAAATCTGCAAGCCGTTATGCAAAAAACGAAGCAATCTACCCGCATGGGTAATAAGTATGAAGACCTAAAAGCCTGGTTACTAGCCCAAGCTTAA
- a CDS encoding nuclear transport factor 2 family protein has protein sequence MSTFSIREQLIEIVNKLFVYTDSREWQKIQEEIFAKKVLFDMSSLGAGDPAEKTSQEICAMWNTGFQGIDAIHHQSGNFLVTATENTATVFCYAIANHYKEAAT, from the coding sequence ATGAGCACCTTTAGCATAAGAGAACAATTGATAGAAATAGTAAACAAGCTGTTTGTATACACCGACTCCCGGGAATGGCAGAAGATTCAAGAAGAAATTTTTGCCAAAAAAGTTCTGTTTGATATGTCATCATTAGGAGCCGGAGACCCGGCGGAGAAAACATCACAGGAAATTTGCGCTATGTGGAATACCGGCTTTCAGGGAATTGATGCGATTCATCACCAGAGCGGCAACTTTTTAGTAACCGCTACGGAGAATACCGCCACCGTATTTTGTTATGCTATTGCCAACCATTATAAGGAAGCTGCCACGTAA
- the leuC gene encoding 3-isopropylmalate dehydratase large subunit yields the protein MSISDKKTLFQKIWDAHVVTSIPDGPDVLYIDRHLVHEVTSPQAFAGLEKRGIGVFRTQNTVATADHNVPTINQHLPIVEPLSKFQVDKLTENCAKFGVNLYGLGHPFQGIVHVIGPELGITLPGMTMVCGDSHTSTHGAFGTIAFGIGTSEVEQVLATQCLMQNKPKTMRINMEGELTKGVLSKDIILYIISKLTMGGATGYFVEYAGSAIRSLSMEARMTICNMSIEMGARGGLIAPDDTTFEYIRGREFAPKGDKFEEAVAYWRTLYTDEGATFDVEYTYDAADIAPMITYGTNPGMGIKIDETVPTLADIKEESNRTSFDKSLAYMGLHPGESLLGKEINYVFIGSCTNSRIEDLRLVAKFVKGKHKAPNINALIVPGSKQVEQQAREEGIDVIFREAGFELREPGCSACLGMNEDKVPKGEYCISTSNRNFEGRQGPGARTLLASPLTAAATAIAGKITDVRELI from the coding sequence ATGAGTATCTCCGATAAGAAAACTTTATTCCAAAAAATCTGGGATGCCCACGTGGTAACCAGTATTCCGGACGGCCCCGATGTATTATACATCGACCGCCATTTGGTGCACGAAGTAACCAGTCCGCAAGCTTTTGCCGGTTTGGAGAAAAGAGGGATTGGCGTATTCCGGACCCAAAATACCGTTGCTACCGCCGACCATAACGTACCTACCATTAACCAGCATCTGCCTATTGTAGAGCCGCTGAGTAAATTTCAGGTAGATAAACTAACGGAGAACTGCGCTAAATTTGGCGTGAACCTGTATGGCTTAGGTCATCCATTCCAAGGTATTGTACACGTTATTGGTCCGGAATTGGGTATTACCTTACCCGGTATGACGATGGTATGCGGCGATAGCCATACTTCTACGCACGGCGCTTTTGGTACTATTGCTTTTGGTATTGGTACCAGCGAGGTGGAGCAGGTTTTAGCCACGCAATGCCTGATGCAGAACAAACCCAAAACCATGCGCATCAACATGGAAGGTGAACTGACAAAGGGCGTACTATCCAAAGATATAATCTTATACATTATTTCGAAGCTCACGATGGGTGGTGCTACCGGTTATTTTGTAGAATATGCTGGTTCGGCCATTCGCAGCCTGAGCATGGAGGCCCGGATGACCATCTGCAACATGAGCATTGAAATGGGTGCCCGGGGTGGTTTAATTGCGCCGGACGATACTACTTTTGAGTATATCCGGGGTCGTGAATTTGCGCCTAAAGGCGATAAGTTTGAAGAAGCCGTAGCTTACTGGCGCACTCTTTATACTGACGAAGGTGCTACTTTTGATGTAGAATATACCTACGATGCCGCTGATATTGCCCCCATGATTACTTATGGCACTAACCCAGGTATGGGTATTAAAATTGACGAAACTGTACCCACGCTGGCCGATATTAAAGAAGAAAGCAACCGTACTTCTTTCGATAAATCTTTGGCTTATATGGGTTTGCATCCTGGCGAATCGTTACTGGGCAAGGAAATAAATTACGTATTTATCGGCTCCTGCACCAACTCGCGCATCGAAGACTTACGTCTGGTAGCCAAATTTGTAAAGGGCAAACACAAAGCACCTAATATTAACGCTTTGATTGTACCAGGCTCGAAACAAGTAGAACAACAAGCCCGCGAAGAAGGCATTGATGTAATTTTCAGGGAAGCCGGTTTTGAGTTACGTGAACCAGGCTGCTCTGCTTGCCTGGGCATGAACGAAGACAAAGTTCCGAAAGGCGAATACTGTATTTCTACTTCTAACCGTAACTTCGAAGGCCGCCAGGGACCTGGTGCCCGTACGTTACTGGCTAGTCCGCTTACGGCGGCGGCTACAGCTATTGCGGGTAAAATAACGGATGTTCGGGAATTAATTTAA
- a CDS encoding 2-isopropylmalate synthase: protein MSDKVHIFDTTLRDGEQVPGCQLNTKEKIEVAKALEELGVDIIEAGFPISSPGDFTSIIEISKAVSEPVICALTRAKKEDIDCAVESLKHAKRKRIHTGIGASDMHIQYKFNTSREDVLERGVWAVKYAKQFVEDIEFYAEDAGRADLPFLAQMIEEVIAAGATVVNIPDTTGYCLPWDYGAKIKYLKENVKNIDKAIISVHCHNDLGLATANSIAGVINGARQIECTINGIGERAGNTSLEEVVMIMKSHKELELLNRINTPRIYPTSRLVSRLMRMRVQPNKAIVGDNAFAHSSGIHQDGFLKHRETYEVIDPHDVGVADSSIVLTARSGRAALKHRLENLGYFVSKEDIDEIYPDYLIMADELKVIQDEHLTVLFQKLETKREQATVKTNS from the coding sequence ATGAGCGACAAGGTCCATATTTTCGACACGACGTTACGCGACGGCGAGCAGGTTCCCGGCTGCCAGTTAAATACTAAAGAAAAAATTGAAGTAGCGAAGGCCCTGGAAGAACTAGGCGTAGACATTATTGAAGCGGGTTTTCCCATTTCCAGTCCCGGTGATTTTACTTCTATTATTGAAATATCAAAAGCAGTTTCGGAGCCGGTAATTTGCGCGCTAACCCGGGCGAAAAAAGAAGATATTGACTGCGCCGTAGAATCGCTGAAGCATGCCAAACGTAAACGCATCCATACGGGTATCGGCGCTTCGGATATGCATATTCAATACAAATTTAATACCTCGCGCGAAGATGTACTGGAACGGGGGGTGTGGGCGGTAAAATACGCCAAGCAATTTGTAGAAGATATTGAATTTTACGCCGAAGATGCTGGTCGGGCTGATTTACCTTTCCTGGCCCAAATGATTGAAGAAGTAATTGCTGCCGGTGCTACCGTAGTCAATATTCCGGATACTACCGGCTATTGCTTACCCTGGGATTATGGCGCTAAAATTAAATACCTGAAAGAAAACGTAAAAAATATTGATAAAGCCATTATTTCGGTGCATTGCCACAACGATTTAGGTTTAGCTACGGCCAACTCTATTGCCGGAGTAATTAACGGTGCCCGCCAAATTGAGTGTACTATTAACGGTATTGGCGAACGCGCTGGTAACACCTCTCTGGAAGAAGTGGTTATGATTATGAAAAGCCACAAAGAACTGGAATTACTAAACCGTATTAACACACCGCGTATTTACCCGACCAGCCGTTTAGTATCGCGCTTAATGCGTATGCGCGTACAGCCAAATAAGGCTATAGTGGGCGATAACGCATTTGCGCACTCTTCCGGTATCCACCAGGACGGCTTTCTGAAACACCGCGAAACGTACGAGGTAATTGACCCGCACGATGTAGGGGTAGCTGATTCCTCTATTGTGTTAACCGCTCGTAGTGGCCGGGCAGCTTTAAAGCATCGCTTAGAAAATCTGGGTTATTTTGTGTCGAAAGAAGACATTGACGAAATATATCCTGATTACCTAATTATGGCCGACGAGCTGAAAGTTATTCAGGATGAGCATTTAACGGTACTTTTTCAAAAATTGGAAACTAAACGGGAACAAGCCACTGTTAAAACCAACAGCTAA
- a CDS encoding homoserine kinase — MSNSIKIFSPATVANVACGFDILGFALDHPGDEIQVSLKDSPGITVLNQTKDTVFPADVNKNTAVVSLQAYLSHMGSEQGFEITFTKKIKPGSGIGSSSASAAASVFAANELLGNPINKENLVQFAMQGEKAACGVAHADNVAPALLGGFVLVRSYDPLDIISIPYPEELYCTIIHPQIEVKTEDARKILRQGISLKDAVKQWGNVGGLIAGLMKGDYALIGRSLEDAIIEPIRSILIPGYDAVKEAALEAGALGCCISGSGPSMFALSRSLEEATQIAAAMKKAFTHYEIDNIDYVSKVNSQGPKVI, encoded by the coding sequence ATGAGTAACAGTATTAAAATATTTTCCCCGGCCACCGTTGCGAACGTGGCCTGTGGATTCGACATATTGGGATTTGCGCTCGACCATCCGGGCGATGAAATTCAGGTAAGTTTAAAAGATTCACCGGGTATTACGGTATTAAATCAAACCAAGGACACGGTTTTCCCGGCAGACGTTAATAAAAATACAGCGGTAGTTTCGTTGCAAGCTTATTTATCGCACATGGGTTCGGAACAAGGGTTTGAAATTACTTTTACCAAAAAAATTAAACCCGGCAGTGGTATTGGTTCCAGTTCGGCCAGCGCTGCGGCTAGTGTTTTTGCGGCTAACGAATTATTAGGCAATCCTATCAACAAGGAAAACCTGGTACAATTTGCCATGCAGGGCGAAAAAGCCGCTTGTGGCGTAGCGCACGCCGATAACGTAGCTCCTGCTCTGCTGGGAGGATTTGTGCTGGTTCGCTCCTACGACCCACTGGATATTATTTCTATCCCTTACCCGGAAGAGTTATACTGTACTATTATTCATCCACAAATAGAGGTAAAAACCGAAGATGCCCGCAAAATTTTACGCCAGGGAATTTCGCTGAAAGACGCCGTGAAACAATGGGGCAACGTAGGTGGCTTAATTGCTGGTTTAATGAAAGGTGATTACGCACTTATAGGCCGTTCGCTGGAAGATGCTATTATCGAACCTATTCGTTCTATTTTAATTCCGGGGTATGATGCCGTGAAAGAAGCTGCTTTAGAAGCAGGCGCTTTGGGTTGCTGCATTTCTGGTTCCGGTCCCAGCATGTTCGCCTTAAGTCGTTCTTTAGAAGAAGCAACTCAGATTGCCGCCGCTATGAAAAAAGCCTTTACTCACTACGAAATTGATAATATCGATTATGTATCTAAGGTAAACAGCCAAGGGCCAAAGGTTATTTAG